The Xanthomonas sontii genome contains a region encoding:
- a CDS encoding PA0069 family radical SAM protein encodes MSTAIKGRGAGSHLPGRFERTVSQAEDDGWHPDDSEEFAAPRLRTQVSEETARSIISRNQSPDVGFAQSVNPYRGCEHGCSYCFARPSHAYLNLSPGLDFETRLFAKTNAPELLRRELAKPGYVPSPIALGINTDAYQPIERKLQLTRRLIEVFAETRHPFSLITKNALVERDLDLLAPLARDNLVSVHFSVTSLDPRLSAKLEPRASAPHARLRAMRSLHEAGVPVGVMVAPVIPWINDHALEAVLEAAREAGAESAGYVLLRLPHEVAPLFRDWLQAHHPDRAAHVMSTVQQLRGGKDYDSTFGKRMRGEGVYADLLARRFALAHKRLGYAESPRRRLDCSHFVKPLPPRPPSPQGVLF; translated from the coding sequence ATGAGCACCGCCATCAAGGGCCGCGGCGCCGGCAGCCATTTGCCGGGCCGCTTCGAACGGACCGTCAGCCAGGCCGAGGACGACGGCTGGCACCCCGACGACAGCGAGGAATTCGCCGCCCCGCGCCTGCGCACCCAGGTGAGCGAGGAGACCGCGCGCAGCATCATCAGCCGCAACCAGTCGCCGGACGTGGGGTTCGCGCAGTCGGTGAACCCGTACCGCGGCTGCGAGCACGGCTGCAGCTACTGCTTCGCCCGCCCCAGCCACGCCTATCTGAACCTGTCGCCGGGGCTGGACTTCGAGACGCGGCTGTTCGCCAAGACCAATGCCCCGGAGCTGCTGCGCCGGGAGCTGGCCAAGCCCGGCTACGTGCCCAGCCCGATCGCGCTGGGCATCAACACCGACGCCTACCAGCCGATCGAGCGCAAGCTACAGCTGACCCGGCGCCTGATCGAGGTCTTCGCCGAGACTCGCCACCCGTTCTCGCTGATCACCAAGAACGCGCTGGTCGAGCGCGACCTGGACCTGCTGGCGCCGCTGGCCCGCGACAACCTGGTCAGCGTGCACTTCTCGGTGACCTCGCTGGACCCGCGGCTGTCGGCCAAGCTGGAGCCGCGCGCCTCGGCGCCGCACGCGCGGCTGCGGGCGATGCGTAGCTTGCATGAGGCCGGCGTGCCGGTCGGGGTGATGGTGGCGCCGGTGATCCCGTGGATCAACGATCACGCCCTCGAAGCGGTGCTGGAGGCGGCCCGCGAGGCCGGCGCCGAGTCCGCCGGCTACGTGCTGCTGCGCCTGCCGCACGAAGTGGCGCCGCTGTTCCGCGATTGGCTGCAGGCGCACCACCCCGATCGCGCCGCGCACGTGATGAGCACGGTGCAGCAACTGCGCGGCGGCAAGGACTACGACAGCACCTTCGGCAAGCGCATGCGCGGCGAAGGGGTCTACGCCGACCTGCTGGCGCGGCGCTTCGCCCTGGCGCACAAGCGCCTGGGCTATGCCGAGTCCCCGCGCCGCCGCCTGGACTGCAGCCACTTCGTCAAACCGTTGCCGCCGCGCCCGCCGTCGCCGCAGGGCGTGTTGTTTTGA
- a CDS encoding 2OG-Fe(II) oxygenase, translating into MSDLHPDFIEVFDGAMSREDCAAILRRLRGSTQLRPGEVGSGVFPELKRSRDLRISGLEPWRDVEQRLQQAVFGGLLGYLRKYPQTLISPLMLQVPGADGQPHRLGADDFALLDDAALSNLARTCLRPGAINLQWYEAGEGGYPYWHCELYPRDPSAETLHRHLLWTLYLNDDFDEGETEFLFQQRKIVPRAGSLLIAPTAFTHTHRGNRPQRGDKFIATSWILFQSAQALYGRE; encoded by the coding sequence ATGTCCGACCTGCATCCCGATTTCATCGAAGTGTTCGATGGCGCCATGTCCCGCGAGGACTGCGCCGCCATCCTGCGCCGCCTGCGCGGCAGCACCCAGTTGCGGCCCGGCGAGGTCGGCAGCGGCGTGTTCCCCGAGCTCAAGCGCAGCCGCGACCTGCGCATCAGCGGCCTGGAACCGTGGCGCGACGTAGAACAGCGGCTGCAGCAGGCCGTGTTCGGCGGGCTACTCGGCTACCTGCGCAAGTACCCGCAGACCCTGATCTCGCCGCTGATGCTGCAGGTGCCCGGCGCCGACGGCCAGCCGCACCGGCTCGGCGCCGACGACTTCGCCCTGCTCGACGACGCCGCGCTGTCCAACCTGGCGCGCACCTGCCTGCGCCCGGGCGCGATCAACCTGCAGTGGTACGAAGCGGGCGAGGGCGGCTACCCGTACTGGCACTGCGAACTGTACCCGCGCGATCCGAGTGCCGAGACCCTGCACCGGCACCTGCTGTGGACCCTGTACCTCAACGACGATTTCGACGAGGGCGAGACCGAGTTCCTGTTCCAGCAGCGCAAGATCGTCCCGCGCGCCGGCAGCCTGCTGATCGCCCCGACCGCCTTCACCCACACCCACCGCGGCAACCGCCCGCAGCGCGGCGACAAGTTCATCGCGACGAGCTGGATCCTGTTCCAGTCGGCCCAGGCGCTTTACGGCAGGGAATAG
- a CDS encoding flavodoxin family protein — protein sequence MSLRAFGLNCSLKRGTAPSSTQRLLDQILQALAAHGVQGDSARVADFDVRPGVRADEGDGDAWPQLRQRVLDADIVVLATPIWVGHPSSLAQRVLERMDAFLGEIGDDGVYPTFNRVAMVAVVGNEDGAHKVSADLYQGLTDFGFSVAAGSPPYWVGEAMGSTDYQDLKQTPKVLADTIKTAASNAAHLARLLKANPYPPPLA from the coding sequence ATGTCCCTGCGCGCCTTCGGCCTGAACTGCTCGCTCAAGCGCGGCACTGCGCCCTCGTCCACCCAACGCCTGCTGGATCAGATCCTGCAGGCACTGGCCGCGCATGGCGTGCAGGGCGATTCGGCGCGTGTGGCCGACTTCGACGTGCGCCCCGGCGTACGTGCCGACGAAGGCGACGGCGATGCCTGGCCGCAGCTGCGCCAGCGCGTGCTGGACGCAGACATCGTCGTGCTGGCCACGCCGATCTGGGTCGGTCATCCCTCGAGCCTGGCGCAGCGCGTGCTGGAGCGCATGGATGCGTTCCTCGGCGAAATCGGCGACGACGGCGTCTATCCGACCTTCAACCGCGTGGCCATGGTCGCGGTGGTGGGCAACGAGGATGGCGCGCACAAGGTCAGTGCCGATCTCTACCAAGGGCTCACCGACTTCGGTTTCAGCGTCGCCGCCGGCAGCCCGCCGTACTGGGTCGGCGAGGCGATGGGCAGCACCGACTACCAGGACCTGAAGCAGACGCCGAAGGTGCTGGCCGACACCATCAAGACCGCCGCCAGCAACGCCGCGCACCTGGCGCGCCTGCTCAAGGCCAATCCGTACCCGCCGCCGCTGGCCTGA
- a CDS encoding class 1 fructose-bisphosphatase, producing the protein MSRTSLTRFLIEEQHAGRIGPELRQLITIVSRACKRISIAVSKGALGGVLGDAGTGNVQGEAQKKLDVLSNDILLEANAWGGHLAACASEEMDHCQPVPDKYPSGDFLLLFDPLDGSSNIDVNVSVGTIFSVLRAPPGTDKPGDEHFLQPGTAQVAAGYCIYGPSTMLVLTLGHGTHAFTLEREEGSFLLTQADMRIPEDTAEFAINMSNQRHWEAPMQQYVADLLAGSEGVRGKNFNMRWIASMVADVHRILTRGGIFIYPWDKKDPGKAGKLRLMYEANPMGMLVEQAGGAASTGRARILGLQPEQLHQRVPVFLGSKNEVAEAVRYHLEHDAANG; encoded by the coding sequence ATGTCGCGAACGTCGCTGACCCGCTTCCTGATCGAAGAACAGCATGCCGGGCGTATCGGCCCGGAGCTGCGCCAGCTCATCACGATCGTGTCCCGCGCCTGCAAGCGCATCTCCATCGCGGTCAGCAAGGGCGCCCTCGGCGGCGTGCTCGGCGATGCCGGCACCGGCAACGTGCAGGGCGAAGCGCAGAAGAAGCTGGACGTGCTCAGCAACGACATCCTGCTCGAAGCCAACGCCTGGGGCGGCCACCTCGCCGCCTGCGCCTCCGAAGAGATGGACCACTGCCAGCCGGTGCCCGACAAATACCCCAGCGGCGATTTCCTGCTGCTGTTCGATCCGCTGGACGGCAGCTCCAATATCGACGTCAACGTCTCGGTCGGCACCATCTTCTCGGTGCTGCGCGCGCCCCCAGGCACCGACAAGCCCGGCGACGAGCACTTCCTGCAGCCGGGCACCGCGCAGGTCGCCGCCGGCTACTGCATCTACGGCCCCAGCACGATGCTGGTGCTGACCCTGGGCCACGGCACCCACGCCTTCACCCTGGAGCGCGAGGAAGGCAGCTTCCTGCTGACCCAGGCCGACATGCGCATCCCCGAGGACACCGCCGAGTTCGCGATCAACATGTCCAACCAGCGCCATTGGGAAGCGCCGATGCAGCAGTACGTGGCCGACCTGCTGGCCGGCAGCGAGGGCGTGCGCGGCAAGAACTTCAACATGCGCTGGATCGCCAGCATGGTCGCCGACGTGCACCGCATCCTCACCCGCGGCGGCATCTTCATCTATCCCTGGGACAAGAAGGACCCGGGCAAGGCCGGCAAGCTGCGGCTGATGTACGAAGCCAACCCGATGGGCATGCTGGTGGAGCAGGCCGGCGGCGCCGCCAGCACCGGCCGCGCACGCATCCTCGGCCTGCAACCGGAGCAACTGCACCAGCGCGTGCCGGTGTTCCTGGGCTCGAAGAACGAAGTGGCCGAGGCGGTGCGGTATCACCTGGAGCACGACGCGGCAAATGGCTGA
- a CDS encoding amino acid aminotransferase, whose protein sequence is MSFFANVEQVPGDPILGLTEAYNADSRPTKVNLGVGIYYDENGRIPLLRAVQQIEQQLAQDARPRGYLPIDGLPAYDLATQKLLFGAESPLLAAGRVATSQTVGGSGALRVGADLLKKLLSTSTIAISNPSWENHRAVFGAAGFDVVEYTYFDPASHGLNFDGMLADLRQLAPGSVVLLHACCHNPTGADLSQAQWRTVAELLKERNLFPFVDIAYQGFDKGIDADAYAVRLLAEVGIDNYVVASSYSKSFSLYGERVGALSVVSANAAESKAVQSQVKRIIRTIYSSPSTHGAALVAGVLNSPELRAMWEQELTEMRERIHALRAGMVQKLAALGAPEFGFIQQQAGMFSYSGLSKAQVDRLREEFGIYAVGTGRICVAALSQKNLDYVTQAVATVHKG, encoded by the coding sequence GTGTCCTTCTTTGCAAACGTGGAACAGGTCCCAGGCGACCCGATCCTGGGCCTGACCGAGGCCTACAACGCCGACTCCCGCCCGACCAAGGTCAACCTGGGCGTGGGCATCTACTACGACGAAAACGGCCGCATCCCGCTGCTGCGCGCGGTGCAGCAGATCGAGCAGCAGCTGGCGCAGGACGCCAGGCCGCGCGGCTACCTGCCGATCGACGGCCTGCCCGCCTACGACCTGGCCACGCAGAAACTGCTGTTCGGCGCCGAGTCGCCGCTGCTGGCCGCCGGCCGCGTCGCCACCTCGCAGACCGTCGGCGGCAGCGGTGCGCTGCGCGTGGGCGCGGACCTGCTGAAGAAGCTGCTGTCCACCTCGACCATCGCCATCAGCAACCCGAGCTGGGAGAACCACCGCGCCGTGTTCGGTGCCGCCGGCTTCGACGTGGTCGAGTACACCTATTTCGATCCGGCCAGCCACGGCCTGAATTTCGACGGCATGCTCGCCGACCTGCGCCAGCTCGCCCCCGGCAGCGTGGTGCTGCTGCACGCGTGCTGCCACAACCCGACCGGCGCCGACCTGAGCCAGGCGCAGTGGCGCACCGTGGCCGAGCTGCTGAAGGAACGCAACCTGTTCCCGTTCGTGGACATCGCCTACCAGGGCTTCGACAAGGGCATCGACGCCGACGCCTACGCGGTGCGCCTGCTGGCCGAGGTCGGCATCGACAACTACGTGGTCGCCAGTTCCTACTCCAAGTCGTTCTCGCTGTACGGCGAGCGCGTCGGCGCGCTGTCGGTGGTCTCGGCGAATGCTGCCGAGAGCAAGGCGGTGCAGTCGCAGGTCAAGCGCATCATCCGCACCATCTACTCCAGCCCGTCCACGCACGGCGCCGCGCTGGTCGCCGGGGTGCTCAACAGCCCGGAACTGCGCGCGATGTGGGAGCAGGAACTGACCGAGATGCGCGAGCGCATCCACGCCCTGCGCGCCGGCATGGTGCAGAAGCTGGCCGCCCTCGGCGCGCCGGAGTTCGGCTTCATCCAGCAGCAGGCCGGCATGTTCTCCTACTCGGGCCTGAGCAAGGCGCAGGTGGACCGGCTGCGCGAGGAGTTCGGCATCTACGCGGTCGGCACCGGCCGCATCTGCGTGGCCGCGCTGAGCCAGAAGAACCTGGACTACGTGACCCAGGCCGTGGCGACCGTGCACAAGGGCTGA
- a CDS encoding TonB-dependent receptor — MSSSLPSALLCGACALALSPLVHAAPGEDPATTLPVLQVQAARVGGVADFDLPASLTTTGLGDSDRLGIQASEALVGVPGLLARDRQNYAQDTQLSIRGFGARSAFGVRGVRLLLDGIPATMPDGQGQLSNFNLFGSERVEVLRGPFSALYGNSSGGVVQLWSADGQPDDPWRLRSAIGSHGTAALSAQALGQQGDVHYNLAATHFSTDGYRDHSHAQRTTFNAKIGIDLAPGRRLDLLLNALEAPDAQDPLGLSRAQVAADPRQATAAAGQFDTRKSTRQVQAGAIFTQQVDQQTWRLMGYAGRRDVTQYLSVPVGAQSNPLNAGGVIDLDGDYGGLDARWAWQGELGGRPFQFTVGTNADRQQQHRTGYENFVGSTLGVKGRLRRDQQDRVENVDQFAQAWWQFAERWSLLAGLRHSQVRFRSNDAYIVGRNPDDSGRTDYAATTPVAGLVFRVTDDLRLYASAGRGFETPTFNELGYRRDGGAGLALDLDAARSQNLELGAKWRNAAGARWDAALFRATTEDELAVASNTNGRSTYRNIGRTRRQGAETSLTLPLGASAQLQVAYTWLQATVRQAYLTCASSGCATPTAVVAAGTRLPGVPQQQLFARWQWQPRAWQFAVEGVAAGDTVVNDLASEAAPGYALLNLEAARRWTTAHGTLRTFARIDNAFDRRYIGSVIVNDGNGRYYEPGPDRSYTVGLQWDLPH; from the coding sequence ATGTCATCTTCCCTGCCCTCCGCCCTGCTCTGCGGGGCCTGCGCCCTGGCGCTGTCGCCCCTGGTCCACGCCGCTCCCGGCGAGGATCCGGCCACCACCTTGCCAGTGCTCCAGGTCCAGGCCGCCCGCGTCGGCGGCGTGGCCGATTTCGACCTGCCGGCGTCGCTGACCACGACCGGCCTGGGCGACAGCGACCGCCTCGGCATACAGGCGTCCGAGGCGCTGGTCGGGGTGCCCGGCCTGCTCGCGCGCGATCGCCAGAACTATGCGCAGGACACCCAGCTGTCGATCCGCGGCTTCGGCGCGCGCTCGGCGTTCGGCGTACGCGGCGTTCGCCTGCTGCTGGACGGCATCCCGGCGACGATGCCGGACGGCCAGGGCCAGCTATCCAACTTCAACCTGTTCGGCAGCGAGCGCGTCGAGGTGCTGCGCGGGCCGTTCTCGGCGCTGTACGGCAACTCTTCCGGCGGCGTGGTGCAGCTGTGGAGCGCCGACGGCCAGCCGGACGATCCGTGGCGGCTGCGCAGTGCGATCGGCAGCCACGGCACCGCCGCCCTCAGCGCGCAGGCGCTGGGGCAGCAGGGGGACGTCCACTACAACCTGGCGGCCACCCATTTCAGCACCGACGGTTACCGCGACCACAGCCACGCCCAGCGCACCACCTTCAACGCCAAGATCGGCATCGACCTGGCGCCCGGGCGGCGCCTGGACCTGCTGCTCAACGCGCTGGAGGCGCCCGATGCGCAGGATCCGCTGGGCCTGAGCCGCGCTCAGGTCGCCGCCGACCCGCGCCAGGCCACCGCCGCCGCCGGCCAGTTCGACACCCGCAAGTCCACCCGCCAGGTGCAGGCCGGCGCGATCTTCACCCAGCAGGTGGACCAGCAGACCTGGCGGCTGATGGGCTACGCCGGGCGCCGCGACGTCACCCAATACCTCTCGGTCCCGGTGGGCGCGCAGAGCAACCCGCTCAATGCCGGCGGTGTGATCGACCTGGACGGCGACTATGGCGGCCTCGACGCGCGCTGGGCCTGGCAGGGCGAACTGGGCGGCCGCCCGTTCCAGTTCACCGTCGGCACCAATGCCGACCGCCAGCAACAGCACCGCACCGGCTACGAGAACTTCGTCGGCAGCACGCTCGGGGTGAAGGGCCGGCTGCGCCGCGACCAGCAGGACCGGGTGGAGAACGTGGACCAGTTCGCCCAGGCCTGGTGGCAGTTCGCCGAGCGCTGGTCGCTGCTGGCCGGGCTGCGCCACAGCCAGGTGCGTTTCCGCTCGAACGACGCCTACATCGTCGGCCGCAATCCCGACGACAGCGGCCGCACCGACTATGCCGCGACCACGCCGGTGGCCGGGCTGGTGTTCCGCGTCACCGACGACCTGCGGCTCTACGCCTCGGCCGGGCGCGGGTTCGAGACCCCGACCTTCAACGAGCTGGGCTACCGCCGCGACGGCGGCGCCGGCCTGGCGCTGGACCTGGACGCCGCGCGCAGCCAGAACCTGGAACTGGGCGCGAAGTGGCGCAACGCCGCCGGCGCCCGTTGGGACGCGGCGCTGTTCCGCGCCACCACCGAGGACGAGCTGGCGGTGGCCAGCAACACCAACGGCCGCAGCACCTACCGCAACATCGGCCGCACCCGCCGCCAGGGCGCCGAGACCAGCCTGACCCTGCCGCTGGGCGCCAGCGCGCAACTGCAGGTGGCCTACACCTGGCTGCAGGCGACGGTGCGCCAGGCCTACCTGACCTGCGCCAGCAGCGGCTGCGCGACGCCGACGGCGGTGGTGGCCGCCGGCACGCGCCTGCCCGGCGTGCCGCAGCAGCAACTGTTCGCGCGCTGGCAGTGGCAGCCGCGCGCCTGGCAATTCGCGGTGGAGGGCGTGGCCGCCGGCGACACCGTGGTCAACGACCTGGCCAGCGAGGCCGCGCCCGGCTACGCCCTGCTCAACCTGGAAGCGGCGCGGCGCTGGACCACCGCGCACGGCACCCTGCGCACCTTCGCGCGCATCGACAACGCGTTCGATCGCCGCTACATCGGCTCGGTCATCGTCAACGACGGCAACGGGCGTTACTACGAGCCGGGCCCCGACCGCAGCTACACGGTCGGCTTGCAGTGGGACTTGCCGCACTAG
- a CDS encoding IS481 family transposase — MNLHKHARLSPRGRALLVDRILVHGLRVEEAAHAAGVSVRTAYKWLKRFKEEGAQGLSDRTSRPHDCPHATPRGVVDQVIALRRSRHTYRQIAEQLPVAPSTIARLLRRAGLHRLAELEPALPDNRYEYAQPGQLLHLDIKKLARFRQPGHRVTDDRTVTSRGIGWEYVHLAIDDHSRVAFGTIEPDERGFSACRALMQAVRYYRSLGVRLERVLTDNGACYKSRRFRRLVRRLGLRHLRTRPYTPRTNGKAERLVQTSLREWAYARSYIDSTQRANAFSGWLHHYNWHRPHASLGYKPPISRIPLNNVVGLHN, encoded by the coding sequence ATGAACCTGCATAAACATGCCCGTTTGAGCCCTCGCGGTCGAGCCCTGCTGGTGGATCGCATCCTTGTTCATGGGCTGCGCGTGGAAGAAGCGGCGCATGCGGCCGGTGTGAGCGTCCGAACGGCCTACAAATGGCTCAAGCGCTTCAAGGAAGAGGGGGCGCAAGGGCTGAGCGACCGCACCTCCCGGCCTCACGACTGCCCCCATGCCACGCCTCGGGGCGTGGTGGATCAGGTCATCGCGCTGCGCCGTTCACGCCACACGTATCGGCAGATCGCCGAGCAGCTGCCTGTGGCGCCGAGCACCATCGCCCGGTTGCTGCGCCGCGCCGGCCTGCACCGGCTGGCCGAGCTGGAACCGGCGCTGCCGGACAATCGCTATGAATACGCCCAACCCGGCCAACTGCTGCATCTGGACATCAAGAAGCTGGCCCGTTTCCGCCAGCCCGGCCACCGCGTGACCGATGATCGGACGGTCACCTCCCGTGGCATTGGCTGGGAGTACGTCCACCTAGCCATCGACGATCACTCGCGCGTGGCCTTCGGCACCATCGAGCCCGATGAGCGCGGTTTCAGTGCCTGCAGGGCCCTGATGCAGGCGGTTCGCTACTACCGCAGCCTGGGCGTGCGCTTGGAGCGCGTGTTGACCGACAACGGCGCCTGCTACAAATCACGCCGCTTTCGACGCCTTGTCCGACGGCTCGGCCTGCGCCATCTGCGAACCCGACCCTACACGCCACGCACCAATGGCAAGGCCGAGCGGCTGGTGCAGACCAGCCTGCGAGAATGGGCTTATGCGCGCTCCTATATCGACTCCACGCAACGCGCCAACGCCTTCTCGGGCTGGCTGCATCATTACAACTGGCATCGACCACACGCCAGCCTCGGCTACAAACCGCCCATCTCCCGAATTCCACTGAACAACGTGGTGGGTTTACACAACTAG
- a CDS encoding SDR family oxidoreductase, with product MQRLHGKIALITGASSGIGHAAAHLFAREGACVVLGARRGALLQTLAAEIEDAGGQAAWLAGDVREEAYAQALVALANTRFGGLDIGFNNAGTLGTLVPTTQLQAQAWRDALDTNLSGAFFGAKHQIPAMLARGGGSLIFTSTFVGHTVGFPCTAAYAASKAGLIGLTQALAAEFGPQAIRVNALLPGGTHTPMAEAMNGTPEALAQVAQLHALKRLAQPDELARAALFLASDEAAFVTGSAMLVDGGVSIMRS from the coding sequence ATGCAACGCTTGCACGGCAAGATCGCGCTCATTACCGGCGCCAGTTCCGGCATCGGCCACGCCGCCGCGCACCTGTTCGCGCGGGAAGGCGCCTGCGTAGTACTGGGCGCGCGCCGCGGTGCGCTGCTGCAGACGCTCGCCGCGGAGATCGAGGACGCCGGCGGCCAGGCCGCGTGGCTGGCCGGCGACGTCCGCGAGGAGGCCTATGCGCAGGCGTTGGTGGCGCTGGCGAACACGCGCTTCGGCGGGCTGGACATCGGCTTCAACAACGCCGGCACCCTGGGCACGCTGGTGCCGACCACGCAACTGCAGGCGCAGGCCTGGCGCGACGCGCTCGATACCAATCTCAGCGGCGCATTCTTCGGCGCCAAGCATCAGATTCCGGCGATGCTGGCACGCGGCGGCGGGTCGCTGATCTTCACCTCGACCTTCGTCGGCCACACCGTCGGCTTCCCGTGCACCGCCGCCTATGCCGCCAGCAAGGCCGGCCTGATCGGCCTGACCCAGGCGCTGGCAGCGGAGTTCGGACCGCAGGCGATCCGGGTCAACGCCTTGCTGCCGGGCGGCACGCACACGCCGATGGCGGAGGCGATGAACGGCACGCCGGAAGCGCTGGCGCAGGTCGCGCAGTTGCATGCGCTCAAACGCCTGGCGCAGCCGGACGAACTGGCACGGGCCGCGCTGTTCCTGGCCTCGGACGAAGCCGCGTTCGTGACCGGCAGCGCGATGCTGGTCGACGGCGGGGTATCGATCATGCGCAGTTGA
- a CDS encoding sigma-54-dependent Fis family transcriptional regulator, with amino-acid sequence MAQHPSQHQLGQARRAFFERGGAPVGQVPDTILQSWQRCQRLGLAADAKPAIEPLEASRLRALREAHERLWRLARAELEGLAGDAAATGSIVLLTDEAGWILDAEGSPRFLDKAGRVALMPGACWSEPQVGTNAIGTAIVESRSVEVRGGEHYFAPHQILSCAAVPIFDPYGTLAGVLDISGDASVQHMHALALARMAVANIEHRYFDDGIPGCELLRVHHDPALLGTAREALLAFRNGRLVAANQAGLRLFGLERHELGRAPYEALFEEPLSRLRQQGSVFDLQGRALHGRIDSPADDRPRRRPQQAPITVTASSRPSAAAASDAPLFDAAQELALERARRVLDAQLPVLVQGETGTGKEVFARELHRRSARAGRPFVAVNCAALPEGLIEAELFGYEDGAFTGARKHGNPGLLRQADGGVLFLDEIGDMPLALQPRLLRVLQERELLPLGGGKPVKLDFALVCATHRDLDAAMAEQRFRPDLYYRIAHHCVQIPALRAHPDRRALVAELWTRLGQGRRLTEAALATLSAYAWPGNLRQLVACLRTLVALSEADALVDADALPAYLPGVRAGEQGSNGGTAMPLPDADLDSLALGAMRQALDACNGNVSQAARRLGISRSTLYRRLQLGTH; translated from the coding sequence ATGGCGCAGCACCCCTCGCAACACCAACTCGGCCAGGCCCGGCGGGCCTTCTTCGAACGCGGCGGCGCGCCGGTCGGGCAGGTGCCCGACACCATCCTGCAGTCGTGGCAGCGCTGCCAGCGCCTGGGCCTGGCCGCGGACGCGAAGCCCGCGATCGAACCACTGGAAGCCTCGCGCCTGCGCGCCCTGCGCGAGGCGCACGAGCGGCTGTGGCGGCTGGCACGCGCCGAACTGGAAGGCCTGGCCGGCGACGCCGCGGCCACCGGCAGCATCGTGCTGCTCACCGACGAGGCCGGCTGGATCCTCGACGCCGAAGGCAGCCCGCGCTTCCTCGACAAGGCGGGCAGGGTGGCGCTGATGCCCGGCGCATGCTGGAGCGAACCCCAGGTCGGCACCAACGCCATCGGCACCGCCATCGTCGAAAGCCGTTCGGTGGAAGTGCGTGGCGGCGAGCACTATTTCGCCCCGCACCAGATCCTCAGTTGCGCGGCGGTGCCGATCTTCGATCCGTACGGCACCCTGGCCGGCGTGCTCGACATCTCCGGCGACGCCAGCGTGCAGCACATGCATGCGCTGGCACTGGCGCGGATGGCGGTGGCCAACATCGAGCACCGCTACTTCGACGACGGCATCCCCGGCTGCGAACTGCTGCGCGTGCACCACGACCCGGCGCTGCTCGGCACGGCGCGCGAAGCGCTGCTGGCGTTCCGCAACGGCCGCCTGGTGGCGGCCAACCAGGCCGGGTTGCGGCTGTTCGGGCTGGAGCGCCACGAACTCGGCCGCGCGCCCTACGAAGCGCTGTTCGAAGAGCCGCTGTCGCGGCTGCGCCAGCAGGGCAGCGTGTTCGACCTGCAGGGGCGGGCGCTGCACGGACGCATCGACAGCCCGGCCGACGACCGTCCGCGGCGACGCCCGCAGCAGGCGCCGATCACCGTGACCGCGTCGTCGCGGCCTTCGGCGGCGGCGGCGTCCGACGCGCCGCTGTTCGACGCGGCGCAGGAACTGGCGCTGGAACGCGCGCGGCGCGTGCTCGATGCGCAACTGCCGGTGCTGGTGCAGGGCGAGACCGGCACCGGCAAGGAAGTGTTCGCGCGCGAATTGCATCGGCGCAGCGCCCGCGCCGGGCGCCCGTTCGTGGCGGTCAACTGCGCGGCGCTGCCGGAAGGGCTGATCGAAGCGGAACTGTTCGGCTACGAGGATGGCGCCTTCACCGGCGCGCGCAAGCACGGCAACCCGGGCCTGCTGCGCCAGGCCGACGGCGGCGTGCTGTTCTTGGACGAGATCGGCGACATGCCGCTGGCCTTGCAGCCGCGGCTGCTGCGCGTGCTGCAGGAACGCGAGTTGCTGCCGCTGGGCGGCGGCAAGCCGGTGAAGCTGGATTTCGCGCTGGTCTGCGCCACCCACCGCGACCTGGACGCGGCGATGGCCGAGCAGCGCTTCCGGCCCGATCTGTACTACCGCATCGCCCACCACTGCGTGCAGATTCCGGCACTGCGTGCGCATCCGGACCGACGCGCGCTCGTCGCCGAGCTGTGGACACGGCTTGGCCAGGGCAGGCGCCTGACCGAGGCGGCCCTGGCGACGCTGAGCGCCTACGCGTGGCCGGGCAATCTGCGCCAGCTGGTGGCGTGCCTGCGCACCCTGGTGGCGTTGAGCGAAGCGGATGCGCTGGTCGATGCCGATGCATTGCCGGCCTATCTGCCCGGCGTGCGCGCGGGAGAGCAGGGCAGCAACGGCGGCACCGCGATGCCGTTGCCCGATGCCGACCTCGACAGTCTCGCGCTCGGCGCCATGCGCCAGGCCCTGGATGCCTGCAACGGCAACGTCTCGCAGGCCGCACGCCGGCTCGGCATCAGCCGCAGCACGCTGTACCGACGGCTGCAGTTGGGGACGCACTGA